A single window of Tautonia marina DNA harbors:
- a CDS encoding malate dehydrogenase, producing MSQPVKVAITGAAGQIGYAMLFRIASGGLFGPDQPVKLGLLEITPALGALNGTLMELDDCAFPLLKGVTATDNAEEAFADADWVILVGGMPRKEGMDRADLIRANGPIFTGQGKAINAAAPKAKVLVVANPCNTNCLIAMSHAPNVPRQNWFAMTRLDENRAKAQLAQKAGVGVSDVTRMTIWGNHSDTQYPDYKNARIGGKPATEVISDHAWLSETFIPTVAKRGGAVIKARGASSAASAANAALDCVRSCSQATPGDDWHSVAIFSESNPYGVPGGLMYSFPIRTGSDQSCSIVSDLAIDDDARRRIDASADELQKEREVVKELLGPAV from the coding sequence ATGAGTCAACCCGTGAAGGTTGCGATCACCGGCGCCGCCGGTCAGATTGGTTACGCCATGCTGTTCCGGATCGCCAGCGGCGGTCTGTTTGGCCCTGATCAGCCGGTGAAGCTTGGCCTGCTGGAAATCACCCCGGCCCTCGGGGCCCTCAACGGCACCCTGATGGAACTGGACGACTGCGCCTTCCCCTTGCTCAAAGGGGTGACGGCGACCGACAACGCCGAAGAAGCCTTCGCCGATGCCGACTGGGTGATCCTCGTTGGCGGGATGCCCCGCAAGGAAGGGATGGACCGGGCCGACCTGATCCGCGCCAACGGCCCGATCTTCACCGGCCAGGGTAAAGCGATCAACGCGGCTGCACCGAAGGCGAAGGTGCTCGTTGTTGCCAACCCGTGCAACACGAACTGCCTGATCGCCATGTCCCACGCGCCGAACGTCCCCCGACAGAACTGGTTCGCCATGACCCGGCTCGATGAGAACCGGGCCAAGGCCCAGCTTGCCCAGAAGGCCGGGGTCGGCGTTTCCGACGTGACCCGCATGACGATCTGGGGCAATCACTCCGACACCCAGTATCCCGACTACAAGAACGCCCGGATCGGCGGCAAGCCGGCGACCGAGGTGATTTCCGATCACGCCTGGCTGTCCGAGACGTTCATCCCGACCGTCGCCAAGCGAGGCGGCGCGGTCATCAAGGCCCGGGGGGCCAGCTCGGCGGCCTCGGCGGCGAACGCGGCACTCGATTGTGTTCGGTCGTGCTCGCAAGCGACCCCTGGAGATGACTGGCACAGCGTCGCCATCTTCTCCGAGAGCAACCCCTACGGCGTCCCCGGCGGCCTGATGTACTCGTTCCCGATCCGGACGGGCAGCGATCAGTCCTGCTCGATCGTCTCCGATCTGGCGATCGACGACGACGCCCGACGTCGGATCGACGCCTCGGCCGACGAGTTGCAGAAGGAACGCGAGGTGGTCAAGGAACTGCTCGGCCCGGCGGTCTGA
- a CDS encoding spinster family MFS transporter, translated as MTTFSVLFVIHLLDYLDRWALAGVLKKVQADLEMSDGQAGSLNFYFLLTFSLISPLMGWFGDRGRRTWLLAFGVGLWSLATVGTGLVRSYGELTFARSLLGVGEATYGVLAPTILVDLFRRERRSRVMAYFYMAMPLGYALGVFGAAWIATNSPTWVAGTPLEAYGGWRIAFFIVGIPGLLAALTVLLLPEPVRGASENVDLERVQAHERVMPTADDYKDLAVNSSYTYVVFGLATFTFAFGGLAYWLPSYLDRVKGFGTEKAALVVGLSGGLAAIVGMSLGGWLADLLSKTNPRALFLVPGTAMLLAVPFVLGAIFSTSEPMIIGSMFVAMTLMLMNTGPCNAVIANVVTPNMRGVAYAVSIFFIHVLGDLWSPMLMGLASDYLGDPEVMASWIGEWLFRIGARPVEQPDGSYRNLTAGMLVVVPAIVLGGCVLLAGARHLPREMALMLAKLRANPAARKG; from the coding sequence TTGACCACGTTTTCGGTCCTGTTTGTGATTCACCTGCTTGACTACCTCGACCGCTGGGCCCTGGCCGGGGTGTTGAAGAAGGTCCAGGCCGATCTGGAGATGAGCGACGGTCAGGCGGGCTCCTTGAATTTCTACTTTCTACTGACGTTTAGCCTGATCAGTCCGTTAATGGGGTGGTTTGGAGACCGAGGGAGGCGGACCTGGCTGCTGGCCTTCGGGGTCGGCCTCTGGAGCCTGGCGACCGTCGGCACGGGCCTGGTGCGAAGTTACGGAGAGCTGACGTTCGCCCGGAGCTTGCTGGGGGTCGGTGAGGCGACCTACGGGGTGCTTGCGCCGACGATCCTGGTCGATCTGTTCCGTCGGGAGCGTCGGTCGCGGGTGATGGCCTATTTCTACATGGCCATGCCGCTCGGGTATGCGTTGGGGGTGTTCGGGGCGGCCTGGATTGCCACGAACAGCCCGACGTGGGTCGCAGGGACGCCGTTGGAAGCGTACGGCGGCTGGCGAATTGCGTTTTTCATCGTCGGCATTCCGGGGTTGCTGGCGGCCTTGACCGTGCTGCTGTTGCCCGAGCCGGTCCGAGGGGCCAGTGAGAACGTCGATCTGGAGCGCGTGCAGGCCCACGAGCGGGTGATGCCGACGGCCGACGATTACAAGGATCTGGCGGTCAACTCGTCGTACACCTACGTCGTGTTCGGCCTGGCAACGTTCACGTTTGCCTTCGGAGGCTTGGCGTACTGGCTGCCGTCGTACCTGGACCGGGTCAAGGGCTTCGGCACCGAGAAGGCGGCCCTGGTGGTGGGGCTGAGCGGCGGTCTAGCGGCGATTGTGGGGATGAGTCTTGGTGGCTGGCTGGCGGACCTCCTCTCGAAGACGAACCCGAGAGCCCTGTTCCTGGTGCCGGGGACGGCGATGTTGCTGGCGGTTCCCTTCGTGCTGGGGGCGATCTTCAGCACGAGCGAGCCAATGATCATCGGCTCAATGTTCGTGGCGATGACCTTGATGCTGATGAACACCGGGCCGTGCAACGCGGTGATTGCCAACGTCGTCACGCCGAACATGAGAGGGGTGGCCTACGCCGTCTCGATCTTCTTCATCCACGTGCTCGGGGATCTCTGGTCGCCGATGCTGATGGGCCTGGCCTCGGACTACCTCGGTGATCCGGAGGTGATGGCCTCCTGGATCGGCGAGTGGTTGTTCCGGATCGGAGCCAGGCCCGTGGAGCAACCGGATGGATCGTACCGCAACCTGACGGCCGGGATGCTGGTGGTGGTTCCGGCGATCGTGCTGGGGGGTTGTGTTTTGCTGGCCGGTGCGCGGCACTTGCCGAGAGAGATGGCCCTCATGCTTGCCAAGCTCCGAGCGAACCCGGCGGCCCGAAAGGGGTAA
- a CDS encoding S1C family serine protease has translation MQRHRTSDALARIGPHLLTIIITLAIVALLDLGINARSLLDRRSSEPDSALYYNAAPPDPERRAEGGVDPRAFPEPSGDRVDPAPGLPRGSRSNEGTPDTPLDPIDSSPAGFAVTGLDEDEQNTTRIYEAVNRSVVNISTSATVRGLFQDTEVSGSGSGFVINDQGHILTNHHVVEGAEVVQVGLFDGSVLDARVVGIDPSNDVAVLKAFSPPDSLVPVVLGDSRNLKVGQKVLALGNPFGLERTLTTGIISSLDRSLEAKNGRSIRGIIQTDASINPGNSGGPLLNNRGEVIGMNTAIYSRVGQSSGIGFAVPISTIKRVLKPLIEQGYVERATLGIARVYKLDEGLLVLGVEAGGPADQAGIRPLRIQYLRDGPFVRAQIDPTSADVILAINGVPVPSVGELLTEVESYMPGETITVTVRRNGGTEDVTVRLGRTIIR, from the coding sequence ATGCAACGCCACCGAACGTCGGATGCCCTGGCCAGAATCGGTCCCCATCTGCTGACCATCATCATCACGTTGGCGATCGTCGCCCTGCTCGACCTCGGAATCAACGCGCGGTCTCTCCTCGATCGCCGGAGTTCCGAACCAGACTCTGCCCTCTATTACAACGCGGCTCCTCCCGATCCCGAACGTCGAGCCGAAGGAGGGGTCGATCCCCGAGCCTTCCCCGAGCCCTCCGGCGACCGGGTCGATCCCGCTCCAGGACTTCCCCGCGGCTCCCGTTCGAACGAAGGCACTCCCGACACTCCACTCGACCCCATCGACTCCAGCCCCGCCGGCTTCGCCGTCACCGGGCTCGACGAAGACGAGCAGAACACGACGCGAATCTACGAGGCCGTCAACCGATCCGTCGTCAATATCTCCACCTCGGCCACCGTCCGAGGGCTCTTTCAGGATACCGAGGTGTCCGGCTCCGGCTCCGGATTCGTCATCAACGACCAGGGGCACATTCTGACCAATCATCATGTGGTCGAAGGGGCCGAGGTCGTTCAGGTCGGTCTTTTCGATGGCTCGGTCCTCGATGCTCGGGTCGTCGGGATCGACCCGAGCAACGATGTGGCGGTTCTCAAGGCCTTTTCCCCTCCCGATTCCCTGGTTCCGGTCGTGCTGGGCGACAGTCGAAACCTCAAGGTCGGCCAGAAAGTCCTCGCCCTCGGCAACCCCTTTGGACTCGAACGAACTCTGACGACCGGCATCATCAGCAGCCTCGACCGTTCGCTCGAAGCCAAGAATGGCCGATCGATCCGAGGGATCATCCAGACCGACGCCTCGATCAACCCCGGCAACTCCGGCGGCCCCCTGCTCAACAATCGGGGTGAGGTCATCGGCATGAACACGGCGATTTACAGCCGGGTCGGCCAGTCCTCCGGCATCGGCTTCGCTGTGCCGATCTCGACCATCAAACGAGTCCTCAAACCGTTGATCGAGCAGGGCTATGTCGAGCGTGCAACCCTGGGAATCGCTCGCGTCTACAAGCTCGACGAAGGCTTGCTCGTCCTCGGCGTTGAGGCGGGCGGACCGGCCGATCAGGCCGGAATTCGGCCCCTCCGGATCCAGTACCTCCGTGATGGCCCGTTCGTTCGAGCCCAGATCGACCCCACTTCCGCCGACGTGATCCTGGCCATCAACGGCGTTCCCGTCCCAAGCGTGGGAGAGCTGCTGACGGAGGTCGAATCGTACATGCCCGGCGAGACCATAACCGTGACCGTCCGCCGCAACGGAGGCACCGAAGACGTGACCGTCCGCCTGGGTCGCACCATCATTCGCTGA